A genomic region of Planococcus kocurii contains the following coding sequences:
- a CDS encoding PTS mannitol transporter subunit IICBA: MNDSKTKVGIQKFGNFLSSMVLPNIGAFIAWGLITALFIPTGFFPNEELGKLVGPMVHYMLPLLIGYTGGRLIYDQRGAVVGTIATMGVIIGAPDTPMFLGAMIMGPLGAYVIKKFDQLIDGKIRTGFEMLVNNFSAGILGGALAIFAFLGIGPAVSAFTSVLVSGVDWLLEAGLLPLTSILIEPAKILFLNNAINHGVLTPIGLEQVQQAGKSILFLLEANPGPGLGVLLGFMFFGKGIAKQSAPGAAIIHFFGGIHEIYFPYVLMKPMLLLAVIFGGMSGVFTLVLMGGGLVAPASPGSILAIAAVTPPEGLAYLANFTAVFVATAVSFVISAIVLKSSKQTDEGIEEATKKMEQMKGKKSSISQEIIPTATATSSVFPGNVQKIVFACDAGMGSSAMGASLLRKKVKEAGLGIVVTNTAISTIPSDSQIVITQEKLTPRAENKVPAAYHISVDNFLSSPEYDKLIERLQNDATSEEQEVVEENRAVVAGSAEEDQLLLEENVFIGQRFRTKEEAIRFAGQALVKAGYVEESYVGDMLKREEITTTYMGNNVAIPHGTEEAKKAVIKSGFTVVQVPNGVDFDGERAKMIFGIAGKDGTHLEILSGIAVVCADQDNVDRLVAAKSAKEIIDIINSN, encoded by the coding sequence ATGAACGATTCGAAAACAAAGGTCGGGATACAAAAGTTTGGGAACTTCTTGAGCTCTATGGTTTTACCGAATATTGGTGCATTTATTGCGTGGGGATTAATCACAGCTTTGTTTATTCCAACAGGGTTCTTTCCTAACGAAGAGCTTGGGAAATTAGTTGGACCAATGGTTCACTATATGCTGCCGCTTCTTATCGGCTATACAGGTGGGCGCTTGATTTATGACCAGCGAGGTGCAGTAGTCGGAACAATTGCGACCATGGGTGTCATTATTGGGGCTCCTGATACACCTATGTTTTTAGGTGCTATGATTATGGGTCCTCTCGGTGCATATGTGATCAAGAAATTTGATCAGTTGATTGATGGGAAAATTCGGACTGGCTTTGAAATGTTGGTCAACAACTTCTCTGCAGGAATTCTGGGTGGGGCACTGGCGATTTTTGCGTTTCTCGGTATCGGGCCTGCTGTAAGTGCCTTTACGAGCGTTCTCGTTTCAGGTGTAGACTGGTTGTTAGAAGCTGGATTGTTACCATTGACGAGTATTTTGATTGAACCTGCGAAAATTTTGTTCTTAAATAACGCAATTAACCATGGTGTTTTGACACCGATCGGCTTGGAACAAGTTCAACAAGCAGGAAAATCAATTTTGTTTCTACTTGAAGCGAATCCAGGTCCAGGACTCGGCGTTCTACTGGGCTTTATGTTCTTTGGAAAAGGAATTGCGAAACAATCGGCACCTGGAGCAGCGATCATTCATTTCTTCGGGGGAATTCACGAAATTTATTTTCCCTATGTACTAATGAAGCCAATGTTGTTGTTGGCCGTAATTTTTGGGGGGATGAGTGGCGTCTTTACTCTTGTGTTAATGGGTGGCGGATTGGTTGCGCCTGCATCACCAGGAAGTATTTTAGCCATTGCAGCGGTCACACCACCTGAAGGATTGGCATACTTAGCCAACTTTACTGCGGTATTTGTTGCAACGGCCGTATCTTTTGTTATTTCAGCAATCGTTTTAAAATCAAGCAAACAAACAGATGAAGGAATCGAAGAAGCAACAAAGAAAATGGAACAGATGAAAGGGAAGAAGAGTTCTATTTCCCAGGAAATAATTCCAACAGCTACAGCTACTAGCAGTGTATTTCCTGGAAATGTCCAAAAAATTGTCTTTGCTTGTGATGCCGGGATGGGATCAAGTGCTATGGGTGCTTCTTTATTACGTAAGAAAGTAAAAGAGGCAGGATTAGGTATAGTCGTCACAAATACGGCCATCAGCACAATTCCAAGTGACTCACAAATCGTCATTACGCAGGAAAAATTGACACCGCGTGCTGAAAATAAGGTGCCAGCTGCTTATCATATTTCAGTTGACAATTTTCTATCGAGTCCGGAATACGACAAGCTGATCGAGCGTTTACAAAACGATGCGACGAGTGAAGAGCAAGAAGTGGTGGAAGAAAATCGAGCGGTTGTCGCTGGCAGCGCTGAAGAGGATCAGCTGTTGCTTGAAGAAAATGTCTTTATCGGACAAAGATTCCGCACAAAAGAAGAAGCTATTCGATTTGCTGGACAGGCATTAGTAAAAGCGGGTTATGTGGAAGAATCTTATGTGGGGGATATGCTCAAGCGTGAGGAAATCACAACGACATATATGGGCAATAACGTTGCCATTCCTCATGGCACAGAAGAGGCGAAAAAAGCAGTCATCAAGTCTGGCTTTACTGTTGTTCAAGTCCCAAATGGAGTAGACTTTGATGGAGAGCGTGCAAAAATGATTTTTGGGATTGCTGGAAAAGATGGCACACATTTAGAAATCCTTTCAGGAATCGCAGTCGTTTGTGCGGACCAAGACAATGTCGATCGACTCGTAGCAGCGAAATCTGCTAAAGAAATCATCGACATCATTAACAGCAATTAA
- a CDS encoding malate:quinone oxidoreductase, with amino-acid sequence MDNQQKNKNVILIGAGVMSATLGAMLKELAPSWNIKVFEKLEKAGAESSNEWNNAGTGHAALCELNYTPEQADGSIDIKKASSINEQFQLSRQFWSFLVNHKRIANPQDFIMSIPHMSLVQGEDNVRFLNNRFEALSKSPLFKGMEYSADLEKLKEWIPLIMEGRTSTEAMAATKIDTGTDVNFGALTEMLFTHLEEQQVEMNYNHAVKDIKRSSDSTWEVKVQDLENNKIEYHNADFVFIGGGGGSLPLLQKTGIPESKHIGGFPVSGLFLVCNDPEIVEQHHAKVYGKAKVGAPPMSVPHLDTRFIDGKKSLLFGPFAGFSPKFLKTGSNMDLLGSVKPNNVFTMLAAGAKEMSLTKYLVQQVLLSNEKRVEELREFIPTAKLADWDVVVAGQRVQVIKDTDKGKGTLQFGTEIVTSRDGSVAALLGASPGASTAVHAMLEIFQRCFPDHVGEWEPKIKEMIPSYGISLAENPELLQEIHTSTAKALQLDEKSPIGI; translated from the coding sequence ATGGACAACCAACAAAAAAACAAGAACGTTATCTTGATCGGCGCTGGAGTTATGAGCGCGACTTTGGGAGCAATGCTTAAAGAGTTAGCCCCTAGCTGGAATATTAAAGTGTTTGAAAAACTTGAAAAAGCAGGAGCCGAAAGTTCCAACGAATGGAATAACGCTGGAACAGGACATGCAGCACTTTGCGAGCTGAACTATACACCTGAACAAGCTGACGGCTCTATCGATATAAAAAAAGCGAGTAGCATCAATGAACAGTTTCAGCTTTCGAGACAATTTTGGTCGTTTCTTGTAAATCACAAACGCATTGCTAATCCACAGGACTTTATTATGTCGATTCCGCACATGAGTTTGGTACAAGGAGAAGACAATGTACGTTTCTTAAACAACCGATTTGAAGCATTATCAAAAAGTCCTTTATTTAAAGGCATGGAATATTCAGCTGACCTAGAAAAGTTGAAAGAATGGATTCCCCTTATTATGGAAGGTCGAACTTCAACTGAAGCCATGGCGGCAACCAAAATTGATACGGGTACGGATGTTAACTTTGGTGCTTTAACGGAAATGCTGTTTACTCATTTGGAAGAGCAACAAGTCGAAATGAACTACAACCATGCAGTTAAAGACATTAAACGTAGTAGTGATAGCACGTGGGAAGTCAAAGTTCAGGACCTTGAAAACAACAAAATTGAGTACCATAACGCGGACTTCGTCTTTATCGGCGGCGGTGGCGGAAGTTTGCCTTTGCTTCAAAAGACGGGTATTCCTGAGTCTAAGCATATTGGCGGCTTCCCGGTGAGTGGCTTGTTCTTAGTTTGCAACGATCCTGAAATTGTAGAGCAACATCATGCAAAAGTATATGGAAAAGCAAAAGTTGGCGCTCCGCCAATGTCCGTACCGCATTTGGATACACGCTTTATTGACGGCAAGAAATCATTATTGTTCGGACCATTTGCAGGATTTTCACCGAAATTCCTGAAAACAGGCTCAAACATGGATTTACTCGGTTCTGTAAAACCAAATAACGTCTTTACCATGCTTGCTGCAGGGGCGAAAGAAATGTCGTTAACAAAATATTTGGTTCAGCAAGTATTGCTGTCCAATGAAAAACGTGTGGAAGAACTGCGCGAATTTATTCCGACTGCCAAACTTGCAGACTGGGATGTAGTAGTCGCAGGACAGCGTGTACAAGTTATTAAAGATACGGATAAAGGCAAAGGAACTCTTCAGTTTGGTACGGAAATTGTTACTTCTAGGGACGGTTCGGTTGCTGCTTTATTAGGCGCTTCACCAGGTGCATCTACGGCTGTTCATGCCATGCTTGAAATTTTCCAAAGATGTTTTCCGGATCATGTGGGCGAATGGGAACCGAAGATCAAAGAGATGATTCCGTCTTACGGCATCTCGTTGGCTGAGAATCCTGAGCTTCTTCAAGAAATCCATACTTCAACAGCAAAAGCGTTGCAATTGGATGAAAAAAGCCCAATCGGAATTTAA
- a CDS encoding BglG family transcription antiterminator — MFITFREKSIIELIVKTSGKHTVNSLSSYLDVSARTIQRDLKSVGKLLQQFDLTVERTADEGLFIEGPNDQVYRLIQNLITTSPADETAEERKLKLLLILLHEGPFFKKQMLANNLGVSTATLTVYLEDLISWLGKFSVELSRTRGVGVEVVGRETDKRHALGSYVLSFFYEEMVESLYFLQQGKKQQQKILGYFLPGYMIVVDGLVDQKINKEQTKLADRDYIGLVVYCCLTVQRTENGFPIELEEQPEYGTEREHQLMDAVCRELSKQLSIPLTAEDIYFLSVILKGSKVQAADTGYYDSVLLGRLIKNLIRDVSAQLHVDLVDDFSLYQGLLAHMGPSIFRLNQKLESFNPLTDEIKRKYPVLFMAVKQSLESEFEDLDFPAGEIAYVVLHFGSALLMNEERLRIDAVVICPTGIGTSKMLASRIQKELPEINSVEILSINEFQTAHFQDYDLVISTIRLPVTEVDYIMVSPLLSDQDIGYIENYLQKNVEKITSKKRYLDLENSDRSVTANKKPNIQNVLREIKEVQVSMDTLLTNFKVINTQLATDHWQVLREVMEQAEKEALITDIDAAMHELKEREKKGGLGIPDTNMALFHCRDDSIRGLLFQVVHLDTALVVRGMDGKEMRIKNLLLMLAPTLLTAREQEILSLISTSLIESERSMMIYTSANEKVIRQKLEELFLDYLQNKLIKE, encoded by the coding sequence ATGTTTATCACGTTTAGAGAAAAATCCATAATCGAGCTAATTGTTAAAACCTCTGGAAAACATACGGTAAATTCGCTGTCTTCCTATTTGGATGTTAGTGCTCGAACCATTCAGCGGGATTTAAAATCAGTAGGAAAGCTATTGCAGCAATTCGACTTGACGGTGGAACGTACCGCGGATGAAGGGCTTTTTATCGAAGGACCCAACGATCAAGTTTATCGTCTCATACAAAATTTGATAACGACCAGTCCGGCAGATGAAACAGCAGAGGAGAGAAAATTGAAGTTGCTCCTAATTTTGCTGCATGAAGGCCCGTTTTTTAAAAAGCAAATGCTCGCCAACAATCTAGGTGTCAGCACCGCTACACTAACCGTTTATTTAGAGGATCTAATAAGCTGGTTAGGGAAGTTTTCAGTTGAGTTATCACGAACACGTGGCGTAGGTGTGGAAGTGGTTGGTAGAGAGACCGACAAGCGTCATGCTTTAGGAAGTTATGTTTTGTCCTTTTTTTACGAAGAGATGGTTGAAAGTTTGTATTTTCTTCAACAAGGAAAAAAACAACAACAAAAAATTCTCGGTTATTTTTTACCGGGATACATGATTGTCGTGGATGGATTAGTTGACCAGAAAATCAATAAAGAACAAACGAAGTTAGCGGATAGAGATTATATTGGCCTGGTTGTTTATTGCTGCTTGACAGTACAGCGCACGGAAAATGGATTTCCGATTGAACTTGAAGAACAACCAGAGTATGGCACTGAGCGCGAACATCAATTGATGGATGCAGTTTGTCGAGAGTTGAGTAAGCAGCTTTCTATTCCATTGACTGCGGAAGATATCTATTTTTTATCAGTGATTTTAAAAGGGTCAAAAGTTCAAGCGGCTGATACGGGTTATTACGATAGCGTCTTGCTAGGTCGATTGATAAAAAATTTAATCCGCGACGTTTCAGCGCAACTACATGTAGATCTTGTCGATGACTTTTCATTGTACCAAGGGTTGCTTGCGCATATGGGCCCATCGATTTTCCGTTTAAACCAAAAACTAGAATCCTTTAATCCGTTAACAGACGAGATCAAGCGAAAATACCCCGTTTTGTTTATGGCAGTCAAGCAAAGTTTAGAAAGTGAATTTGAGGATTTGGATTTTCCGGCAGGTGAGATCGCCTATGTCGTCCTGCATTTCGGCTCAGCTTTACTGATGAATGAAGAAAGGCTTCGGATTGATGCAGTTGTTATTTGTCCAACAGGCATCGGAACTTCTAAAATGCTAGCCAGTCGGATTCAAAAAGAACTTCCTGAAATCAATTCAGTTGAAATTCTTTCTATTAACGAATTTCAGACAGCTCATTTCCAAGATTACGATCTAGTCATTTCGACAATTAGATTGCCTGTAACAGAAGTGGATTATATTATGGTTAGTCCTTTATTGAGTGATCAAGATATTGGCTATATTGAAAACTATTTGCAAAAAAATGTAGAAAAAATTACTAGTAAGAAACGATATTTGGATCTTGAGAATTCTGACCGGTCGGTAACTGCTAACAAAAAGCCGAATATTCAAAACGTACTGAGGGAAATTAAAGAAGTACAAGTAAGCATGGATACACTGTTAACTAATTTTAAAGTCATTAACACACAGCTTGCTACAGATCATTGGCAAGTTTTGCGGGAAGTAATGGAACAGGCTGAAAAAGAAGCACTTATTACAGACATTGACGCTGCCATGCATGAACTAAAAGAACGAGAGAAAAAAGGTGGACTTGGAATTCCAGATACGAATATGGCTCTTTTTCATTGTCGTGACGACTCTATCCGTGGGCTATTGTTTCAAGTTGTTCATCTCGATACCGCTCTTGTTGTTCGAGGGATGGATGGGAAAGAAATGCGTATAAAAAACCTCTTATTAATGCTAGCCCCTACATTGCTGACAGCTAGAGAGCAGGAAATACTAAGTTTAATCAGTACCAGTTTGATTGAAAGCGAAAGGTCTATGATGATTTACACATCAGCTAACGAAAAAGTAATTCGGCAAAAATTAGAAGAACTCTTTTTGGATTATTTACAAAATAAGTTGATAAAGGAATGA
- a CDS encoding EAL domain-containing protein — MDYYSLSDYMLSITIASIAAFIGITVIRKVDFTRENKNKVRILSIIVGAIIYFTYLDSSFLDIGSPSSLLTGIFVFLFSSFAVYTAVLAICSKEISFQKLLLGAIIFACCISLVNFIDIRTEMVEKNLKMNILLFVSANILLLGNTIATFRFIRQLRKIEKVNISWIIYGSIAVGIAFASIRFTLFSSITLFSNIDLFNNRDIPISNWLYLNDTLLPLTINVFGLVFLELFPGFVSDFYSEKQKELINKNKHQYETLFENQAIAIFTLDASGKITKINKATQEMLGFQLKELKELSSFSELIHAQRKDEFLSLSVIAFNGESQMFETKLLTRMKTEVNVQITLVPNFLEEELTHITIFAKDISEIVEAREKIHHMAYHDPLTLLPNRRFFEEELSRRITASSPDAQMAVCFLDLDRFKLVNDILGHQAGDHLLQVLANRFTAMNKQDLVISRLGGDEFTFLFSDISSHENFEKQVEDVLSQIQTPFLLENQEFYITGSIGIALYPQDSCFGEDLMKFADAAMYSAKEKGKNMYEFYQNHLKEMNPKQLLLEADMRKAVKEKQFEIYYQPQINFATGKVFGVEALLRWNHPEEGLISPEDFIATAEENQLIIELGQWVLAESSKQVKIWQEAGHKKLHLSVNVSIKQFFHQNFIKNIEEIVKNTGYALDMLDLEITESMAIRDVEYAKDIFDKIRNLGISISMDDFGTGYSSLNHLKNFSIDRLKIDGSLVQDIATDEKARTIINTIIVMAKNLKLVSLAERVETVEQQDYLTAIGCNEVQGYLYAKPLNRNEMTKFLKENFNANLLKSSQMDYVPPNYLGVTDN, encoded by the coding sequence GTGGATTACTATTCACTTAGTGATTACATGTTATCAATTACAATTGCCAGTATAGCGGCCTTTATTGGTATTACAGTCATAAGAAAAGTAGATTTCACAAGAGAGAACAAAAACAAAGTACGCATTCTCTCAATTATTGTTGGAGCCATCATTTATTTTACTTATCTCGACTCTTCCTTTTTAGACATTGGTTCACCGAGTAGTTTACTAACGGGTATCTTTGTTTTTCTTTTCAGTTCTTTTGCGGTTTATACGGCAGTACTTGCGATATGTTCTAAAGAAATTTCCTTTCAAAAATTATTGTTGGGCGCCATCATTTTTGCTTGTTGCATTAGTTTAGTTAACTTTATTGATATTCGAACGGAAATGGTCGAGAAGAATCTAAAAATGAATATTTTATTATTTGTTAGTGCGAACATTTTGCTGTTAGGTAACACAATTGCCACTTTTCGATTTATACGGCAGTTGAGAAAAATTGAGAAAGTAAATATTAGCTGGATCATTTACGGAAGTATTGCAGTTGGCATCGCATTCGCGAGCATTCGATTTACATTGTTTTCCAGCATTACGCTATTTTCTAATATAGATCTGTTTAATAATCGTGACATTCCGATTTCTAATTGGCTTTACCTAAATGACACGCTATTGCCGTTAACGATCAACGTGTTTGGCTTAGTATTCTTAGAACTGTTCCCAGGTTTTGTTTCAGACTTTTATAGTGAAAAACAAAAAGAGCTGATAAATAAAAATAAGCATCAATACGAGACACTGTTTGAAAACCAAGCGATTGCGATTTTTACGCTAGATGCGAGCGGGAAAATAACTAAAATTAATAAGGCGACTCAAGAAATGTTAGGTTTTCAACTAAAGGAGTTAAAAGAATTGTCTTCGTTTAGTGAATTGATTCATGCTCAACGAAAAGATGAGTTTCTAAGTTTATCGGTAATAGCCTTTAATGGGGAATCACAAATGTTCGAAACGAAGTTACTCACTCGTATGAAAACGGAGGTCAATGTACAAATCACGTTAGTGCCTAATTTTTTAGAAGAAGAGTTAACACATATCACTATTTTTGCAAAAGACATTTCGGAAATTGTTGAGGCGAGAGAAAAAATTCATCATATGGCTTACCATGATCCACTCACTCTCTTACCAAATAGAAGGTTTTTTGAAGAAGAGTTAAGTCGTAGAATTACTGCTTCTAGCCCCGACGCACAGATGGCTGTGTGTTTCTTGGATTTGGATCGTTTTAAGTTGGTGAACGATATATTGGGTCATCAAGCAGGAGATCATTTGCTTCAGGTGTTGGCAAATCGATTTACCGCTATGAACAAACAAGACCTAGTCATTTCAAGGTTAGGCGGGGATGAGTTTACTTTTCTGTTTTCGGATATTTCATCACATGAAAATTTCGAAAAACAGGTAGAAGATGTTTTAAGTCAAATACAAACGCCGTTTCTTCTCGAAAATCAGGAATTTTACATAACAGGAAGTATCGGAATAGCTTTATATCCTCAGGATAGTTGCTTTGGAGAAGATTTGATGAAATTTGCGGATGCGGCGATGTATAGTGCTAAGGAAAAGGGTAAAAACATGTATGAGTTTTATCAAAATCACCTGAAAGAAATGAACCCTAAACAATTGTTGTTAGAAGCAGATATGAGAAAAGCAGTAAAAGAAAAGCAATTCGAGATATATTATCAACCTCAGATAAATTTCGCGACTGGAAAAGTATTTGGCGTAGAAGCTTTATTGAGATGGAATCATCCAGAGGAAGGGTTGATCAGTCCAGAAGATTTTATTGCAACAGCGGAAGAAAACCAGTTGATTATTGAATTGGGGCAGTGGGTGTTAGCAGAGTCTAGTAAACAGGTTAAAATTTGGCAAGAAGCAGGACACAAGAAACTGCACTTGAGTGTAAACGTCTCCATTAAACAATTTTTCCACCAGAACTTTATCAAGAATATTGAAGAGATAGTTAAAAACACGGGCTATGCTCTTGACATGCTCGACTTAGAAATAACGGAAAGTATGGCTATTCGAGATGTAGAATATGCCAAGGATATTTTTGATAAGATAAGAAATCTCGGCATTTCAATTAGCATGGATGACTTTGGGACAGGCTATAGTTCGTTAAATCACTTAAAAAACTTTTCAATCGATCGCTTGAAGATTGATGGTTCTCTTGTTCAAGACATTGCAACCGATGAAAAAGCAAGAACCATCATCAATACCATCATTGTCATGGCCAAAAACTTAAAGTTAGTTTCGCTTGCGGAGCGAGTGGAAACGGTAGAGCAACAAGATTACTTAACCGCTATCGGGTGTAATGAAGTACAAGGGTATTTGTATGCCAAACCTTTAAATCGAAATGAAATGACGAAGTTTTTGAAAGAGAACTTTAATGCTAACTTGCTAAAAAGCTCACAAATGGATTACGTTCCTCCTAATTATTTAGGGGTGACAGACAATTAA
- a CDS encoding ECF transporter S component has protein sequence MQKTTSYSPAANSRTLDLILSAMAIALVFVATLLLNIRLPIAANGGLVHLGTAMLFIIAILFGPKKGLIAGAIGMGLFDLVSGWTLWAPITIVARGLQGYLVGKIAWSGGRNGSSTAFNIFAATLSIPLMVAIYYVGEAIIFSSWIIPAASIPGNLVQNFVGLIIAIPVAVALKKTPFFK, from the coding sequence ATGCAAAAAACGACTAGCTATTCACCTGCCGCTAATTCACGGACACTCGATTTGATTTTGAGCGCTATGGCCATTGCCCTTGTCTTCGTCGCTACTTTACTACTAAATATTCGCTTGCCAATTGCTGCAAACGGCGGCCTTGTCCACCTTGGTACTGCGATGCTTTTCATCATCGCCATTCTTTTTGGTCCTAAAAAAGGTTTGATTGCCGGTGCAATCGGCATGGGGCTATTTGATTTAGTTTCTGGGTGGACTTTATGGGCGCCCATTACAATTGTGGCTCGTGGTCTCCAAGGTTACTTAGTCGGAAAAATTGCTTGGTCTGGTGGCAGAAATGGTAGCAGTACAGCTTTCAATATTTTTGCAGCAACTCTTTCAATTCCGCTGATGGTTGCCATTTATTACGTCGGGGAAGCTATTATCTTTAGCAGTTGGATTATTCCTGCTGCTTCGATTCCCGGAAACCTAGTTCAAAACTTCGTCGGACTGATTATTGCCATTCCAGTTGCAGTTGCCTTGAAAAAAACTCCATTCTTTAAATAA
- a CDS encoding ankyrin repeat domain-containing protein, with protein MTIDFSDKRLLSASASGDVEQVRMLLEKKVSIQYKDEFEQTALMRSVLSNHFAITEFLLKEGSNPNHKDSTGLSPFIAAGANGFSATLKLMTRFGADVTGVNRFGGTALLPSSEKGYAKTVQYCLEAGVPVNHVNKLGWTALHEAVILGDGGHLYTLVVRLLLEAGADFQVKDRQGLNAYDHAYQLKQTTIIELFEGNSIEGSSGEVNLSSFYKKENYDEGLEMVEKAFSTDKNNGERYFWKGLMLQETKAYSSAITAYRKAIELDDEDSQFYFYIANCYRLLEQPEEALNVFDKAITKNPAASFFLYHKSNYLRELGRHQEAVCVMNRLLEKSPARPDYLFHKANSLRAIASHSEAIQAMDLAIALDADNKLFTEHKNRSIELLNKSGKKG; from the coding sequence ATGACGATAGATTTTAGCGATAAACGCCTCTTGTCAGCAAGTGCCTCGGGAGATGTAGAACAAGTCAGAATGTTGCTAGAGAAAAAAGTTAGTATTCAATACAAAGATGAATTTGAACAGACCGCATTGATGCGGTCTGTCTTATCCAATCACTTTGCAATAACTGAATTTCTATTAAAAGAAGGAAGTAATCCGAATCATAAAGATTCTACGGGATTAAGTCCATTCATTGCAGCAGGAGCCAATGGTTTTTCAGCTACATTGAAGTTGATGACGCGATTTGGTGCAGATGTTACCGGTGTAAATCGATTTGGTGGTACAGCATTGCTACCATCTAGCGAAAAAGGCTATGCCAAAACGGTTCAATACTGTTTAGAAGCAGGTGTTCCAGTTAATCATGTAAACAAACTCGGCTGGACGGCTCTCCATGAAGCCGTTATTTTAGGCGATGGAGGTCATTTGTATACGCTCGTCGTTCGATTACTACTAGAAGCAGGTGCCGATTTTCAAGTTAAAGATCGCCAAGGGTTAAACGCTTATGACCATGCTTATCAACTAAAGCAAACGACTATAATAGAACTTTTTGAAGGAAACTCGATAGAAGGTAGTTCTGGAGAAGTCAATTTGTCATCTTTTTATAAAAAAGAAAACTATGACGAAGGGTTAGAGATGGTTGAAAAAGCTTTTTCAACCGACAAAAATAACGGTGAACGGTATTTTTGGAAAGGATTAATGCTGCAGGAAACAAAAGCATACAGTTCTGCGATAACAGCTTATAGAAAAGCTATAGAATTAGATGATGAAGACAGCCAATTTTATTTCTACATCGCAAATTGCTATCGCTTATTGGAGCAGCCAGAAGAAGCATTGAACGTATTTGACAAGGCCATCACAAAAAATCCTGCAGCTTCTTTTTTCTTGTATCACAAATCTAATTACTTGCGCGAACTTGGCAGACATCAAGAAGCAGTCTGTGTGATGAACCGGCTGTTAGAAAAGTCACCAGCACGCCCTGACTACCTATTTCATAAAGCAAATAGTTTACGAGCGATAGCGAGTCACAGTGAGGCAATCCAAGCGATGGATTTAGCTATCGCATTAGATGCCGACAATAAGTTATTCACAGAGCATAAAAATCGTTCCATTGAATTACTGAACAAGAGCGGAAAAAAAGGCTAG